In Woeseia oceani, one DNA window encodes the following:
- a CDS encoding tetratricopeptide repeat protein, whose protein sequence is MTLWIIFAAMLLAGALFVCWPLYREQRKLSIGSAAAAVLVMLVGGGLYTLIGTPGAPSGPAATPSINEMVAALEQRLEENPNDITGWKMLGRTFMQTQDYPRAVNAFEQAMAKEDGSDGNTISELAEAVLFREGDRVAGRAAQLFEQALSVAPNNPKALFYGGIAAVERGDRSLAADRWETLLAQAPPPEIQDILRSRIAEWRGEVPADTALAINIAVTPAAMADLKPDTSVFIIARDPQQPSPPIAAARRQLSELPATVTLSNADAMIPGRLLSQFQRVEVVVRASLSGEPIAQAGDWFGQAAVDTAASTAVDITIDSQVP, encoded by the coding sequence ATGACCCTCTGGATTATTTTTGCCGCCATGTTACTGGCTGGCGCCTTGTTTGTTTGCTGGCCGTTGTACCGTGAACAACGCAAACTGAGTATCGGTTCAGCGGCAGCGGCCGTGCTGGTCATGCTGGTCGGTGGCGGTTTGTATACGCTCATTGGTACACCCGGTGCACCTTCAGGGCCGGCCGCGACTCCATCGATCAATGAAATGGTCGCCGCACTCGAGCAGCGCCTCGAGGAAAATCCCAATGACATTACCGGCTGGAAGATGCTGGGTCGCACGTTCATGCAAACGCAAGACTACCCGCGCGCGGTCAATGCCTTTGAACAAGCAATGGCAAAGGAAGACGGCAGCGACGGAAATACGATTTCCGAATTGGCAGAAGCTGTTTTGTTCCGTGAGGGCGACCGGGTCGCCGGGCGCGCGGCACAATTGTTTGAACAGGCATTGAGCGTAGCGCCGAACAACCCGAAAGCACTGTTCTATGGTGGTATCGCGGCTGTCGAAAGAGGCGACAGGAGTCTGGCGGCAGACCGCTGGGAAACGTTGCTTGCACAGGCGCCTCCGCCAGAGATACAGGACATATTGCGTAGCCGCATTGCCGAATGGCGAGGAGAGGTGCCCGCCGATACGGCACTGGCGATCAACATTGCCGTGACGCCGGCGGCGATGGCCGATCTCAAACCAGATACCAGCGTATTCATCATCGCGCGCGACCCACAACAACCGTCACCACCCATTGCGGCAGCACGTCGCCAGCTTTCGGAACTACCCGCGACAGTGACCCTCAGCAATGCTGATGCGATGATTCCAGGGAGGCTCCTGTCGCAGTTTCAAAGGGTAGAGGTCGTTGTAAGAGCATCTCTGAGCGGTGAACCCATTGCGCAAGCGGGAGACTGGTTTGGTCAGGCGGCCGTGGATACGGCAGCAAGCACGGCGGTGGACATCACAATAGACAGCCAGGTGCCGTGA
- a CDS encoding PaaI family thioesterase yields the protein MPEQTSSAEEIEAVRHCFACGVDNPIGLHIPFALDADDRCSGIFTPNANHVGYQNTVHGGIIYTALDDVMANVMYLQNRKAHTARCEVRYRHPLKVGETIELLGWIEHERRRRVRVKGEARRKRDNTLIAECDASFMLV from the coding sequence ATGCCTGAACAAACGAGCAGCGCCGAGGAGATAGAAGCGGTCAGGCACTGCTTTGCCTGCGGTGTCGACAACCCGATTGGCTTGCATATCCCGTTTGCCCTCGACGCAGACGACCGTTGCAGCGGTATCTTCACGCCGAATGCGAATCACGTTGGCTATCAGAACACTGTCCACGGTGGAATCATTTATACGGCCCTTGATGACGTCATGGCCAACGTCATGTACTTGCAAAATCGCAAGGCCCATACCGCACGATGCGAAGTACGTTACCGGCATCCTCTCAAAGTCGGTGAAACGATCGAGCTGCTGGGATGGATAGAACACGAACGCCGCCGTCGCGTCAGGGTCAAGGGCGAGGCACGCCGTAAACGTGACAACACGCTGATCGCCGAGTGCGATGCGAGCTTCATGTTGGTTTGA
- a CDS encoding NAD(P)H-dependent flavin oxidoreductase: MSLSSSLSARLRLPLIGAPMFIVSGPELVIAQCKAGIVGSFPALNARPQPQLDEWLSRIDTELAEHAEANPGAVIAPYAVNQIVHQSNDRLQQDIDVCVKHKVPIVITSLRPPADVVAAVHSYGGLVFHDVINVRHAEKAIAQGVDGIIAVCAGAGGHAGTSSPFALVKEIREIFDGTVILSGSMSCGNDILAAQAIGADLAYMGTRFIATQEANAPASYKEMIVSSKSADIVYTSLFTGVHGSYLKGSIVNAGLDPQQLPEGNKEKMNFASGGSSKAKAWRDIWGAGQGVGTMHDIPRVADLVDRLEHEYRATATRLCTP, translated from the coding sequence ATGTCTTTGTCCTCAAGTCTGTCCGCCAGACTACGCTTGCCACTCATCGGCGCACCGATGTTCATAGTCTCTGGTCCCGAACTGGTTATAGCGCAGTGCAAAGCTGGAATCGTTGGCAGTTTCCCGGCACTGAACGCCCGTCCGCAGCCACAACTTGACGAGTGGCTAAGTCGTATTGATACGGAACTGGCTGAGCATGCTGAGGCAAATCCCGGCGCGGTCATTGCTCCGTACGCGGTAAATCAGATTGTCCATCAATCGAATGACCGCCTGCAGCAGGACATCGACGTTTGCGTCAAGCACAAAGTGCCTATCGTCATTACCAGCCTGCGGCCACCGGCCGATGTTGTGGCGGCGGTGCACAGCTATGGCGGCCTGGTTTTCCACGATGTCATTAATGTGCGGCATGCTGAGAAGGCGATAGCGCAGGGCGTGGATGGCATTATTGCGGTTTGTGCGGGTGCGGGTGGCCACGCAGGCACATCCAGCCCGTTCGCACTGGTCAAGGAAATACGCGAGATCTTCGACGGTACGGTCATTCTTTCCGGCAGCATGAGCTGTGGCAACGACATACTTGCTGCGCAGGCGATAGGCGCTGACCTCGCCTATATGGGAACCCGCTTTATTGCAACTCAGGAAGCGAATGCACCGGCAAGTTACAAAGAAATGATCGTCAGCAGCAAATCGGCGGACATAGTTTACACCTCGTTATTCACCGGTGTGCACGGCAGCTATTTGAAGGGCAGCATCGTTAATGCCGGGCTGGATCCTCAACAACTGCCCGAGGGCAACAAAGAGAAAATGAATTTTGCCAGTGGCGGCTCATCCAAAGCCAAAGCATGGCGCGACATTTGGGGCGCCGGGCAGGGCGTTGGTACCATGCATGACATTCCTCGCGTTGCGGACCTGGTCGATCGACTGGAACACGAATACCGAGCCACTGCGACGCGACTCTGTACCCCCTGA
- a CDS encoding fluoride efflux transporter FluC, with protein sequence MNLTALLFVGGGGALGAMSRYGLTILLSRFGGLPFGTFLSNLLGCLFMGVVLQWFAESDWVAGTALEHEPHRLLLAVGFCGSFTTLSALVYEVSGMLQRDELLTAFGYLLATLGGGFLFFYVGILLVRLLSA encoded by the coding sequence GTGAACCTGACAGCACTATTGTTTGTCGGCGGCGGCGGCGCACTGGGTGCGATGTCGCGGTATGGGCTCACAATCCTGCTGTCACGATTCGGCGGGCTGCCATTCGGCACCTTCTTGTCCAATCTGCTCGGCTGCCTGTTCATGGGCGTGGTTCTGCAATGGTTCGCGGAGTCGGACTGGGTGGCCGGAACCGCGTTGGAACACGAACCGCACCGGTTGTTGCTGGCCGTGGGGTTCTGCGGAAGCTTTACAACCTTGTCCGCGCTGGTTTACGAAGTGAGCGGTATGCTGCAACGGGATGAACTATTGACCGCATTTGGCTACCTGCTGGCGACCCTCGGCGGCGGTTTCCTGTTCTTTTATGTGGGCATACTACTGGTTCGACTACTGAGCGCTTGA
- a CDS encoding winged helix-turn-helix domain-containing protein, whose protein sequence is MPRSQFSAAEARRIAIAAQGFDRSKPATVNAGHVRRVVDRLGVLQLDFVNVLVPAHQLIPYSRLGAYSPETFDRALYGNGNFTEQWAHEACIVPVSSWPLLAHRRAAFQQSSNTPLFRMRNHRQYLADILQQVREQGAVTAHDLPYVAGPRRKAGDWHRSVPRWALEHHFGKGDLAVRRRLTNFQRVYDLPERLIDPVHAQRTCTPAEAQRQLLAQAAQALGIATSRDLADYYRMKLGDCQPRLNELREAGVITAVNVEGWSEQAWLHEHARLPRSVSTTALLSPFDPLVWYRPRTKRLFDFHYRIEIYVPESKRRWGYYVLPFLCDDRIVARVDLKADRKAQCLLVRATHGEDGIPQRETAVRLAGELRGIADWLQLPEIKVSRKGNLSDTLRRVVRASG, encoded by the coding sequence ATGCCACGTAGCCAGTTCAGTGCGGCGGAGGCACGTCGTATAGCAATCGCCGCACAGGGCTTCGATCGCAGCAAACCCGCGACGGTCAATGCCGGTCATGTACGACGTGTTGTTGACCGGCTGGGCGTCCTGCAACTGGATTTTGTGAATGTGCTGGTTCCTGCGCATCAGTTAATTCCGTACTCACGATTGGGGGCTTATTCGCCGGAGACCTTCGATCGGGCGCTGTACGGCAATGGCAATTTCACCGAGCAGTGGGCGCATGAAGCCTGCATTGTCCCGGTTAGCAGTTGGCCATTACTGGCTCATCGCAGAGCGGCATTTCAGCAATCGAGTAACACCCCATTGTTTCGCATGCGCAATCACCGTCAATACCTTGCCGATATCCTGCAGCAGGTGCGCGAACAGGGTGCAGTTACCGCGCACGACCTGCCGTACGTGGCCGGCCCGCGGCGCAAAGCGGGCGACTGGCATCGATCTGTCCCGCGATGGGCCCTCGAGCATCATTTTGGCAAAGGCGATCTCGCCGTTCGACGTCGGCTGACGAACTTCCAGCGCGTATACGACCTCCCGGAAAGATTGATCGATCCTGTCCACGCGCAACGGACCTGCACCCCGGCCGAGGCGCAGCGGCAATTGCTGGCGCAAGCGGCGCAGGCACTCGGCATAGCGACCAGTCGTGATCTGGCCGATTACTATCGAATGAAGCTCGGTGACTGCCAGCCACGCCTGAATGAGCTACGTGAAGCGGGCGTAATCACGGCGGTGAATGTCGAAGGTTGGTCCGAGCAGGCCTGGCTGCATGAACACGCGAGGTTGCCACGAAGTGTAAGCACCACTGCCTTGTTATCGCCGTTCGATCCGCTGGTTTGGTACCGTCCGCGTACCAAACGCTTGTTCGACTTTCATTACCGCATCGAGATTTACGTGCCGGAAAGCAAGCGTCGCTGGGGTTATTACGTTCTGCCATTCCTGTGCGACGACCGGATTGTTGCGCGAGTCGATCTTAAAGCGGATCGAAAAGCCCAGTGTTTGCTTGTACGTGCGACGCATGGAGAGGACGGCATCCCGCAACGGGAAACGGCTGTCCGGCTTGCCGGAGAATTACGTGGCATCGCCGACTGGCTGCAGCTGCCGGAAATCAAGGTCAGCCGCAAAGGCAATTTGTCGGACACGCTGCGGCGTGTCGTCCGTGCGTCAGGGTGA